One Mya arenaria isolate MELC-2E11 chromosome 5, ASM2691426v1 genomic window carries:
- the LOC128236003 gene encoding uncharacterized protein LOC128236003 produces the protein MRKQTTKWCLIEGENSEKQQVWRSVFKRNMSEDQSSKIGLLGPPLNKEILEIWEKYSQPAAVRKIQEEFEVLRSSPESCLRVKMFRLSQKCQKLRKQKRDGELRSILQSGFHAPEKKITEDVTLADESQIRQVQDAARKVVQENHKLKREIEHVEDTNENLSFQIEHYGKKLDIQMKLLDMMNGRYGEAMKYKRESHNLQHELELWQQKFQHISDQLDKTTNEISMLHEKVKKNSIRNLNKKIKTQRESHTN, from the exons ATGCGTAAACAAACAACGAAATGGTGTTTAATTGAAGGCGAAAACAGTGAGAAACAACAG GTCTGGCGATCGGTGTTTAAAAGGAATATGTCAGAAGATCAAAGTAGTAAAATTGGATTATTAG GTCCACCATTGAACAAGGAAATTTTAGAAATCTGGGAGAAGTACAGTCAGCCTGCTGCAGTCAGAAAAATTCAAGAAGAGTTTGAAGTGTTGCGATCATCACCTGAATCATGTCTCAGAGTGAAGATGTTTCGTTTAAGTCAGAAATGCCAGAAGTTAAGAAAACAAAAGCGGGATGGTGAATTGCGTTCTATTTTGCAATCGGGTTTTCATGCCCCTGAAAAAAAGATCACTGAAGATGTAACGCTTGCAGATGAAAGCCAAATAAGACAAGTGCAAGATGCTGCAAGGAAAGTTGTTCAGGAGAATCACAAGTTGAAGAGAGAAATAGAACATGTTGAAGATACAAATGAAAACCTTTCTTTTCAAATTGAACATTATggaaaaaaacttgacattcaGATGAAATTGTTAGATATGATGAATGGTCGCTACGGAGAAGCCATGAAGTATAAAAGAGAATCTCACAACTTGCAACATGAACTGGAGTTATGGCAACAGAAATTTCAACACATATCAGATCAGCTAGATAAAACAACCAATGAAATTTCAATGTTACATGAAAAGGTTAAGAAAAATTCCATAAGAAATCtgaacaaaaaaattaaaacgcaGAGAGAAAGCCATACTAATTAA